The following coding sequences are from one Mesorhizobium onobrychidis window:
- a CDS encoding SDR family oxidoreductase, protein MADLAGKIVVVTAAAQGIGRASALAFAKAGAIVHATDINEVLLADLGKTADIKTRKLDVLNDEAVTSAFAEIGAVDVLFNCAGFVHSGSILEMKDADLDFAYDLNVRSMIRTIRAVLPGMLERGDGSIINMASLAGSTKGVPNRFVYGLTKAAVIGLTKSVAADYVGKGIRCNAICPGTVESPSLQDRMNAQGDYEAARAAFIARQPMGRLGTPEEIADLAVYLAGATYTSGQAYNIDGGWSI, encoded by the coding sequence ATGGCGGATCTGGCAGGCAAGATCGTTGTCGTCACGGCGGCGGCACAGGGCATCGGCCGGGCGAGCGCGCTGGCTTTCGCCAAGGCAGGCGCTATTGTCCACGCCACCGACATCAACGAGGTGCTGCTCGCCGACTTAGGCAAGACGGCAGATATCAAGACCCGCAAGCTCGACGTGCTGAACGACGAGGCCGTGACCTCGGCCTTTGCCGAGATCGGCGCCGTCGATGTGCTGTTCAACTGCGCCGGCTTCGTCCATTCGGGCTCGATCCTCGAGATGAAGGACGCCGATCTCGACTTTGCCTATGATCTCAACGTTCGCTCGATGATCCGCACCATACGCGCAGTGCTGCCCGGCATGCTGGAGCGCGGCGACGGTTCGATCATCAACATGGCGTCGCTGGCCGGCTCGACCAAGGGCGTGCCAAACCGCTTCGTCTATGGGCTGACCAAGGCTGCCGTCATCGGCCTGACCAAATCGGTCGCCGCCGATTATGTCGGCAAGGGCATACGCTGCAACGCCATCTGCCCGGGCACGGTCGAAAGCCCGTCGCTGCAGGACCGCATGAATGCGCAGGGCGACTACGAGGCGGCCCGCGCCGCCTTCATCGCCCGCCAGCCGATGGGCCGCCTCGGCACGCCCGAGGAAATCGCCGATCTCGCCGTCTATCTGGCCGGTGCCACCTATACGTCGGGGCAGGCTTATAATATCGACGGTGGCTGGTCGATCTAG
- a CDS encoding fumarylacetoacetate hydrolase family protein — protein MKLLRYGEAGSERPGLLDADGTIRDLSAHVTDIAGKALDPASLETLSKLDPKSLPAVSGKPRIGACVAGTGKFICIGLNYSDHAAETGATVPPEPIIFMKASSAIVGPDDDVLIPRGSVKTDWEVELGVVIGKTAKYVTEAEALDYVAGYCVAHDVSERAFQAERQGQWTKGKSCDTFGPIGPWLVTKDEVKDPQNIPMWLKVNGKTMQNGSTKTMVYGVAYLVSYLSQFMSLHPGDIISTGTPPGVGLGMKPPVFLKAGDVVELGIEGLGIQKQTFKADL, from the coding sequence ATGAAACTGCTGCGCTATGGCGAGGCGGGGAGCGAACGCCCCGGCCTGCTCGATGCGGATGGGACGATCCGAGACCTCTCCGCCCATGTCACCGACATTGCCGGCAAGGCGCTCGACCCGGCATCGCTCGAGACATTGTCGAAGCTCGATCCGAAATCGCTGCCGGCGGTTTCCGGCAAGCCGCGCATCGGCGCCTGCGTCGCCGGCACCGGCAAATTCATCTGCATCGGCCTCAACTATTCCGACCATGCCGCCGAGACCGGCGCCACCGTGCCGCCGGAGCCGATCATCTTCATGAAGGCAAGCTCGGCCATCGTCGGGCCGGACGACGACGTGCTGATCCCGCGCGGCTCGGTCAAGACCGACTGGGAAGTCGAGCTTGGCGTGGTCATCGGCAAAACCGCGAAATACGTCACCGAGGCCGAGGCGCTGGACTATGTCGCCGGCTACTGCGTCGCGCACGACGTTTCCGAGCGCGCCTTCCAGGCCGAGCGCCAGGGCCAGTGGACCAAGGGCAAGTCCTGCGACACGTTCGGGCCGATCGGCCCGTGGCTGGTGACCAAGGACGAGGTCAAGGACCCGCAGAACATCCCGATGTGGCTGAAGGTCAATGGCAAGACGATGCAGAACGGCTCGACCAAGACCATGGTCTATGGCGTCGCCTACCTCGTTTCCTATCTCAGCCAGTTCATGTCGCTGCATCCGGGCGACATCATCTCGACCGGCACCCCGCCCGGCGTCGGCCTCGGCATGAAGCCGCCGGTGTTCCTGAAGGCCGGCGACGTCGTCGAGCTCGGCATCGAAGGGCTGGGCATCCAGAAGCAGACGTTCAAGGCGGATTTGTAG
- a CDS encoding ABC transporter ATP-binding protein — protein MGSLNIENVKKAFGPVEVLKGINLEVTDGEFVVFVGPSGCGKSTLLRVIAGLEDSTSGRVVIDGADVSATPPAKRGIAMVFQTYALYPHLTVKNNMGLGLKQAGTPLAEIDRRIGIASSMLSLEPYLARRPAELSGGQRQRVAIGRAVVREPKLFLFDEPLSNLDAALRVNTRLEIAQLHRRLKATMIYVTHDQVEAMTLADKIVVLNAGKIEQIGGPMELYNSPANEFVAGFIGSPKMNFVDGARLGETAKTIGVRPEHLTVDAKSGAWKGTVVHAEHLGADTNLYLDCEKAGLITVRIFGVYNAEPGATLYATPDPAKTYRFGADGKVLK, from the coding sequence GTGGGCTCGCTGAATATCGAGAATGTGAAGAAGGCCTTTGGGCCGGTCGAGGTGCTGAAGGGCATCAACCTCGAAGTGACCGATGGCGAGTTCGTCGTCTTCGTCGGTCCCTCCGGCTGTGGCAAGTCGACCTTGCTCAGGGTCATCGCCGGACTGGAGGATTCGACCTCGGGGCGGGTGGTGATCGACGGCGCGGACGTCTCCGCAACCCCGCCGGCCAAACGCGGCATCGCCATGGTGTTCCAGACCTACGCGCTCTACCCGCATCTGACGGTGAAGAACAATATGGGCCTCGGCCTCAAGCAGGCGGGCACGCCGTTGGCCGAGATCGATCGTCGCATCGGCATCGCCTCGTCGATGCTGTCGCTGGAGCCCTATCTCGCCAGGCGCCCGGCCGAATTGTCCGGCGGCCAGCGCCAGCGCGTCGCCATCGGCCGCGCCGTGGTGCGCGAGCCGAAGCTTTTTCTGTTCGACGAGCCGCTGTCCAACCTCGATGCAGCACTGCGCGTCAACACCAGGCTGGAAATCGCGCAATTGCACCGCCGACTGAAGGCGACGATGATCTATGTCACTCACGACCAGGTCGAGGCGATGACGCTGGCCGACAAGATCGTCGTGCTTAACGCGGGGAAGATCGAGCAGATCGGCGGGCCGATGGAGCTTTATAATTCGCCGGCGAATGAATTCGTCGCCGGCTTTATCGGCTCGCCGAAGATGAACTTCGTCGATGGCGCCAGGCTTGGCGAGACGGCCAAGACCATCGGCGTCCGTCCCGAGCACCTGACCGTCGATGCGAAATCCGGCGCCTGGAAAGGCACGGTCGTCCATGCCGAGCATCTCGGCGCCGACACCAACCTCTATCTCGACTGCGAAAAGGCCGGGCTGATCACCGTGCGCATTTTTGGCGTCTACAACGCCGAGCCTGGTGCTACGCTCTATGCGACGCCGGATCCGGCCAAGACCTACCGGTTTGGGGCAGATGGCAAGGTGCTGAAGTAG
- a CDS encoding Gfo/Idh/MocA family protein: MSEEKPRRVVVAGLGNMGRSHALAYHTNPGFEIAALVNRSDVPLPAGLSGYGIRRSFDEALRDERPDVACIATYSDSHADYAVEAFEAGCHVFVEKPLATTVADAKRVVAAAKANGKKLVIGYILRHHPSWIRLIAEARKLGGPYVFRMNLNQQSSGHSWETHKQLMQTTSPIVDCGVHYLDVMLQITDARPVEVRGMGLRLTDEIAPTMYNYGHLQVLFDDGSVGWYEAGWGPMISETAFFVKDVISPNGCVSIVMKEGVKSDDIDTHTKTSTLRLHSAATGADGKFAKADEMLSMEGEPGHQDLCDLEQAFLLKAIREDLDLTRHMDDAVKSLAVCLAADESVRSGAPIRL; this comes from the coding sequence GTGAGTGAGGAAAAACCTCGTCGCGTCGTCGTCGCCGGGCTCGGCAATATGGGCCGCAGCCATGCTCTGGCCTATCACACCAATCCCGGCTTCGAGATCGCCGCACTGGTCAACCGTTCGGACGTGCCGCTGCCGGCCGGGCTTTCCGGTTATGGCATCAGGCGCTCCTTCGACGAGGCGTTGCGCGACGAAAGACCTGATGTCGCCTGCATCGCCACCTATTCCGACAGCCACGCCGACTATGCGGTGGAGGCGTTCGAAGCCGGCTGCCATGTCTTTGTCGAAAAGCCGCTGGCGACGACGGTGGCGGATGCGAAACGCGTCGTCGCGGCAGCAAAGGCCAACGGCAAAAAACTGGTGATCGGCTACATCCTGCGCCATCACCCGTCCTGGATCAGGCTGATCGCCGAGGCGCGCAAGCTGGGTGGTCCTTACGTGTTCCGCATGAACCTCAACCAGCAATCCTCCGGCCATAGCTGGGAGACGCACAAGCAGTTGATGCAGACGACATCGCCGATCGTCGATTGCGGCGTGCATTATCTCGACGTGATGCTGCAGATCACCGACGCCAGGCCGGTCGAGGTGCGCGGCATGGGGCTGAGGCTGACCGACGAGATTGCGCCCACGATGTACAATTACGGTCATCTGCAGGTGCTGTTCGACGATGGTTCGGTCGGCTGGTACGAGGCCGGCTGGGGGCCGATGATCTCGGAAACCGCCTTCTTCGTGAAGGACGTGATCTCGCCCAATGGCTGCGTGTCGATCGTCATGAAGGAGGGCGTCAAATCCGACGATATCGACACCCACACCAAGACCTCGACCCTCCGCCTGCACAGCGCGGCGACCGGCGCGGACGGCAAGTTCGCCAAAGCGGATGAGATGCTGTCGATGGAAGGCGAACCCGGCCATCAGGATCTCTGCGACCTCGAACAGGCCTTTCTGCTCAAGGCGATCCGCGAGGATCTCGACTTGACCCGCCACATGGACGACGCAGTGAAGTCGCTCGCCGTCTGCCTTGCCGCCGACGAGAGCGTTCGCAGCGGCGCCCCAATCAGACTCTAG
- a CDS encoding carbohydrate ABC transporter permease: MSTATRSLPRTIGAHAVLLTYTVIALFPVIIVIMNSFKSRAGIFGAPLTPPTPKTFDLIGYTTVIGQGDFIHYFQNSLVVTVASLFFVLLFGAMAAFALSEYRFRGNSLMGLYLALGIMIPIRLGTVAILQLMVASGLVNTLTALILVYTAQGLPLAVFILSEFMKQVSDDLKNAGRIDGLSEYTIFFRLVLPLVRPSMATVAVFTMIPIWNDLWFPLILAPSEETKTVTLGAQLFLGQFVTNWNAILAALSLAIMPVLILYVIFSRQLIRGITSGAVK, translated from the coding sequence ATGAGCACGGCAACCCGTTCCCTGCCCCGCACCATCGGCGCCCATGCGGTGCTGTTGACCTACACGGTGATCGCGCTGTTTCCGGTGATCATCGTCATCATGAATTCGTTTAAATCCCGCGCGGGCATCTTCGGCGCTCCGCTGACGCCGCCGACGCCGAAAACCTTCGACCTGATCGGCTACACCACCGTCATCGGCCAGGGCGACTTCATCCACTATTTCCAGAACAGCCTTGTCGTCACCGTCGCCTCGCTGTTCTTCGTACTGCTGTTCGGCGCGATGGCCGCCTTCGCGCTGTCGGAATACCGCTTTCGCGGCAATTCGCTGATGGGGCTTTATCTGGCGCTCGGCATCATGATCCCGATCCGCCTCGGTACCGTCGCCATCCTGCAACTGATGGTGGCGAGCGGACTGGTCAATACGCTGACGGCGCTGATCCTGGTCTACACGGCGCAAGGCCTGCCGCTCGCCGTCTTCATCCTGTCGGAATTCATGAAGCAGGTGTCTGACGATCTGAAGAATGCCGGGCGCATCGACGGTCTCTCCGAATACACCATCTTCTTCCGGCTGGTCCTGCCGCTGGTCAGGCCATCGATGGCGACGGTCGCCGTCTTCACCATGATCCCGATCTGGAACGATCTGTGGTTCCCGCTGATCCTGGCGCCGTCGGAGGAGACCAAGACGGTGACGCTCGGCGCCCAGCTGTTCCTCGGCCAGTTCGTCACCAACTGGAACGCCATCCTGGCCGCACTTTCGCTGGCGATCATGCCGGTGCTGATCCTTTACGTCATCTTCTCGCGGCAGCTGATCCGCGGCATTACCTCGGGAGCGGTCAAGTGA
- a CDS encoding carbohydrate ABC transporter permease, which yields MAVTSKRPFRWHIVVFLAPAVLVYTAIMILPLAGTLQLSLFRNIDQSQVFVGLANFRTLFGDPNWSVGFWNALRNNVWFFIIHMVVQNPIGVLLAALLSSPRLRFSAFYRTAIFVPTILSFVIVGFAWKLILSPLWGVAPNLMDLVGLKSLFTPWLGKEQYALTTLSLISVWQFVGIPMMLIYAALLSIPDEVIEAAECDGITGMSQFWKIKLPLILPSIGIISILTFVGNFNAFDLIYTAQGALAGPNYSTDILGTFLYRAFFGFQLQIGDPNMGAAIATMMFLIILGGVCVYLFLVQTRLRRYQF from the coding sequence ATGGCCGTAACATCGAAACGACCGTTCCGCTGGCATATCGTCGTCTTCCTGGCGCCGGCGGTGCTGGTCTATACGGCAATCATGATCCTGCCGCTGGCCGGCACGCTGCAGCTCTCGCTGTTCCGAAACATAGACCAGTCCCAGGTCTTCGTGGGACTGGCAAACTTCCGCACGCTGTTCGGCGATCCTAACTGGTCCGTGGGTTTCTGGAACGCACTGCGAAACAATGTCTGGTTCTTCATCATCCACATGGTCGTGCAGAACCCGATCGGCGTCCTGCTGGCCGCACTGCTGTCCAGCCCGCGGCTGAGGTTCTCCGCTTTCTACCGTACGGCGATTTTCGTGCCGACGATCCTGTCCTTCGTCATCGTCGGCTTCGCCTGGAAGCTGATCCTGTCGCCGCTATGGGGCGTCGCGCCGAACCTGATGGATCTTGTCGGCCTCAAAAGCCTGTTCACGCCGTGGCTCGGCAAGGAGCAATATGCGCTGACCACGCTCAGCCTGATCTCGGTGTGGCAGTTCGTCGGCATCCCTATGATGCTGATCTATGCGGCGCTACTGTCGATCCCCGACGAGGTGATCGAAGCGGCCGAATGCGACGGCATCACCGGCATGTCGCAGTTCTGGAAGATCAAGCTGCCGCTGATCCTGCCGTCGATCGGCATCATCTCGATCCTGACCTTCGTCGGCAATTTCAACGCCTTCGACCTGATCTACACCGCGCAAGGCGCGCTGGCCGGGCCGAATTATTCGACCGACATTCTCGGCACCTTCCTCTACCGCGCCTTCTTCGGTTTCCAGCTGCAAATCGGCGATCCCAATATGGGCGCGGCGATCGCCACGATGATGTTCCTGATCATTCTTGGCGGCGTCTGCGTCTATCTGTTCCTCGTCCAGACGCGCCTGCGTCGCTATCAGTTCTAG
- a CDS encoding ABC transporter substrate-binding protein — protein sequence MTTKLLTALLLGTSILGSAGMAYAQDVTLNIESWRGDDLAIWKDKLIPAFEAKNPGIKVVFAPSAPTEYDAALGAKLAAGSAGDLITCRPFDKSLELFKKGNLADLSALPGMENFSDVAKAAWQTDDGKATFCVPMASVIHGFIYNKDAFDQLGIKVPTTNEEFYAALDKIKADGTYIPMAMGTKDLWEAATMGYQNIGPNYWKGEEGRTALIKGEQKLTDPQWVAPFAELAKWKPYLGDGFEAQTYPDSQNLFTLGRAAIYPAGSWEIALFYTQAQFKMGAFPPPVQKAGDTCYISDHTDIGMGLNAASKNADAAKIFLSWVASPDFATIYANALPGFFSLNNTPVKMEDPLAQEFVSWRDKCKSTIRSTYQILGRGTPNLENETWVESANVINGTDTPEAAAKKLQDGLDSWYKPAK from the coding sequence ATGACAACGAAACTACTGACGGCACTTCTTCTCGGCACCAGCATTCTCGGCTCAGCCGGAATGGCCTATGCCCAGGACGTAACGCTCAACATCGAAAGCTGGCGCGGCGACGACCTTGCGATCTGGAAGGACAAGCTGATCCCGGCTTTTGAAGCCAAGAACCCCGGCATCAAGGTGGTGTTCGCGCCGTCGGCGCCGACCGAATATGACGCCGCACTCGGCGCCAAGCTCGCCGCCGGCTCGGCGGGCGACCTGATCACCTGCCGCCCGTTCGACAAGTCGCTGGAACTTTTCAAGAAGGGCAACCTCGCCGATCTGTCGGCGCTGCCGGGCATGGAGAATTTTTCCGACGTCGCCAAGGCCGCCTGGCAGACCGACGACGGCAAGGCGACCTTCTGCGTGCCGATGGCTTCGGTCATCCACGGCTTCATCTACAACAAGGACGCCTTCGACCAGCTCGGCATCAAGGTGCCGACCACCAATGAGGAGTTCTACGCCGCGCTCGACAAGATCAAGGCCGACGGCACCTACATCCCGATGGCGATGGGGACCAAGGACCTCTGGGAAGCCGCGACCATGGGCTACCAGAACATCGGCCCGAACTACTGGAAGGGCGAGGAAGGCCGTACCGCGCTGATCAAGGGCGAGCAAAAACTGACCGACCCGCAGTGGGTCGCGCCCTTTGCCGAACTCGCCAAATGGAAGCCCTATCTCGGCGACGGCTTTGAGGCACAGACCTATCCGGACAGCCAGAACCTGTTCACGCTTGGCCGCGCCGCCATCTACCCTGCCGGCTCGTGGGAGATCGCGCTGTTCTACACCCAAGCCCAGTTCAAGATGGGCGCCTTCCCGCCGCCGGTGCAGAAGGCCGGCGACACTTGCTACATCTCCGACCACACCGATATCGGCATGGGTCTGAATGCGGCGTCGAAGAATGCCGATGCAGCCAAGATCTTCCTGTCCTGGGTCGCCTCGCCGGACTTCGCCACTATCTACGCCAACGCGCTGCCGGGCTTCTTCAGCCTGAACAACACGCCGGTGAAGATGGAAGACCCGCTGGCCCAGGAATTCGTCTCCTGGCGCGACAAGTGCAAGTCGACGATCCGCTCGACCTACCAGATCTTGGGGCGCGGCACGCCGAACCTCGAAAACGAGACCTGGGTTGAATCGGCCAACGTCATCAACGGCACCGATACGCCGGAAGCTGCCGCCAAGAAGCTGCAGGACGGCCTCGACAGCTGGTATAAGCCGGCGAAGTAA
- a CDS encoding N-acetylmuramic acid 6-phosphate etherase, whose protein sequence is MAETRTEALHQNAEGLDIQAPDAILSSLANAQIEAAKAVRGAIPAIAKAAEIIASRLNSGGRLAYAAAGSSGLMALADALELPGTFGIQRDRIAILIAGGDEAFRTLAGGPEDDTAEASAAVAAAGIGEGDCLIAVSASGSTPYAVTAIEDARRRGAATIAIANNKDAPLLRLADIAILLETPPELIAGSTRMGAGTAQKIALNMLSTLAAIHLGHVYDGYMVNLMADNIKLRERAARIVAAISGRDKEDAAKLLEKSGGVVKTAILLAAGAASADAAEKILEGTGQKLRPALSAIEGSMRQKASVLKTEPEKGQQGD, encoded by the coding sequence ATGGCCGAAACGCGCACCGAAGCGCTTCACCAGAATGCCGAGGGGCTGGACATCCAGGCTCCGGACGCCATCCTTTCCTCTTTGGCCAATGCGCAGATCGAGGCCGCCAAGGCGGTGCGCGGCGCCATTCCCGCAATCGCCAAAGCAGCTGAGATCATCGCAAGCCGGCTGAACAGCGGCGGCAGGCTCGCTTACGCGGCGGCCGGCAGTTCGGGCCTGATGGCATTGGCCGATGCGCTGGAACTGCCGGGCACCTTTGGCATTCAGCGCGACCGTATCGCCATCCTGATCGCCGGCGGCGATGAAGCCTTCAGAACGCTTGCCGGCGGGCCGGAGGACGACACCGCCGAAGCCTCTGCGGCGGTTGCCGCTGCCGGCATCGGCGAGGGCGACTGCCTGATCGCGGTCTCGGCCAGCGGCTCGACACCCTATGCCGTCACGGCGATCGAGGACGCCAGGCGCCGGGGTGCGGCGACCATCGCCATCGCCAACAACAAGGATGCGCCGCTGCTTCGGCTGGCCGACATCGCCATATTGCTCGAAACACCGCCGGAGCTGATCGCCGGCTCGACGCGCATGGGCGCCGGCACAGCCCAGAAGATCGCGCTCAACATGCTGTCGACGCTGGCCGCCATCCATCTCGGCCATGTCTATGACGGCTATATGGTCAACCTCATGGCCGACAACATCAAGCTGCGCGAGCGCGCCGCCCGCATCGTCGCCGCGATCAGCGGACGCGACAAGGAGGATGCGGCAAAGCTGCTCGAGAAGAGCGGCGGCGTCGTCAAGACCGCGATTCTGCTCGCCGCCGGCGCCGCCAGCGCCGATGCGGCCGAGAAGATACTGGAAGGGACCGGCCAGAAGCTGCGGCCGGCCCTTTCCGCGATTGAGGGGAGCATGAGGCAGAAAGCCTCTGTTCTCAAAACCGAACCTGAAAAAGGTCAACAGGGAGACTGA
- a CDS encoding N-acetylglucosamine kinase — translation MNFVLGIDGGGTSCRAAVATADGTVVGRAKSGAANIRTDLTGARANIVDAARHAFVAAGQDPELIPQTPAILGLAGANVGTYRQQLQAILPFSVSRVETDAEIALEGAVGSGDGAMAILGTGTAYMARKQGKSRAIGGWGFQVGDQGSGARIGRDLLEQTLLAYDGIRQGSPLTQAMLAIFRDNPEDLVEFTTNAKPGDFGGFAPKVFEHAEKGDAVASWILDKAIADVEAALGALDLGGDDPLCLLGGLAPLYAPRLSGRYRALLKPPLDDALGGAVQMAVRVFSNAAEATR, via the coding sequence GTGAATTTCGTGCTTGGCATCGATGGCGGCGGCACCAGCTGCAGGGCGGCCGTTGCAACAGCGGACGGGACCGTCGTCGGCCGCGCCAAGAGCGGCGCGGCGAACATCCGAACCGATCTCACCGGCGCCAGGGCCAACATCGTCGACGCGGCGCGACACGCCTTTGTCGCCGCCGGACAAGACCCCGAACTGATCCCGCAGACCCCGGCCATCCTCGGCCTCGCCGGCGCCAATGTCGGCACCTACAGGCAGCAGCTCCAAGCCATCCTGCCGTTCAGCGTCAGCCGTGTCGAGACCGACGCCGAGATCGCGCTGGAAGGCGCGGTTGGCTCCGGTGACGGCGCCATGGCCATCCTCGGCACCGGCACCGCCTATATGGCGCGCAAACAAGGCAAGTCGCGCGCCATCGGCGGCTGGGGTTTTCAGGTCGGCGACCAGGGCAGCGGCGCCCGCATCGGCCGCGACCTGCTCGAACAGACGCTGCTCGCCTATGACGGCATCCGCCAGGGATCGCCGCTGACGCAGGCCATGCTCGCCATCTTCCGCGACAATCCCGAGGATTTGGTCGAGTTCACCACCAACGCCAAGCCCGGCGACTTCGGCGGCTTCGCGCCCAAGGTCTTCGAGCATGCCGAAAAGGGCGACGCCGTCGCCAGCTGGATCCTCGACAAGGCAATCGCCGACGTCGAGGCCGCACTTGGCGCGCTCGATCTCGGCGGCGACGATCCGCTGTGCCTGCTTGGCGGACTGGCGCCGCTCTATGCACCACGCCTGTCGGGGCGCTACCGGGCGCTGCTGAAGCCGCCGCTCGACGATGCGCTGGGCGGCGCGGTGCAGATGGCGGTCCGTGTTTTCTCGAATGCGGCGGAGGCAACGCGATGA
- a CDS encoding GntR family transcriptional regulator produces MSEAADQIFATLKQSAQSGAPLYLQLRKSIEDAVNRGLIGPGDALPSERDIASKADISRVTVRKAVQDLVKGGILVQRHGSGTFVAPRMERVEQSLSRLTSFTEDMARRGMAVRSAWLDRGLYAPSPDEMMVLGLSSNELVARVARLRIANDTPLAIERAALSASVLPDPAEIGSSLYAALETTGHRPVRAVQRISAANLGDDDASLLEVPPGIAALHIERISYLASGKVIEFTRSIYRGDAYDFVAELRLSGPGEEGRP; encoded by the coding sequence ATGAGCGAAGCCGCCGACCAGATCTTCGCCACGCTGAAACAGTCGGCGCAAAGCGGCGCACCGCTCTATCTGCAGCTCAGGAAGAGCATCGAGGACGCGGTCAATCGCGGCCTGATCGGGCCGGGCGATGCGCTGCCGTCCGAGCGCGACATCGCCAGCAAGGCCGACATTTCGCGCGTCACCGTACGCAAGGCGGTGCAGGATCTGGTCAAGGGCGGCATCCTCGTCCAGCGCCACGGCTCCGGCACCTTCGTCGCGCCGCGGATGGAACGCGTCGAGCAGTCGCTGTCGCGGCTGACGTCTTTCACCGAGGATATGGCGCGGCGCGGCATGGCTGTGCGTTCGGCCTGGCTCGACCGCGGCCTCTATGCGCCCTCGCCGGACGAGATGATGGTGCTCGGCCTGTCGTCGAACGAATTGGTGGCGCGGGTAGCGCGCCTGCGCATCGCCAACGACACGCCGCTGGCGATCGAGCGCGCCGCCCTCTCGGCCAGCGTGCTGCCGGACCCGGCAGAAATTGGTTCCTCGCTCTACGCGGCGCTGGAAACGACCGGCCATCGGCCGGTGCGGGCGGTGCAGCGCATTTCCGCCGCCAATCTCGGCGACGACGACGCAAGCCTGCTCGAAGTGCCGCCTGGCATTGCCGCCCTGCACATCGAGCGTATTTCCTATCTGGCGAGCGGCAAGGTGATCGAATTCACCCGCTCGATCTACAGGGGCGACGCCTATGATTTCGTCGCCGAACTCCGGCTGAGCGGGCCGGGCGAAGAGGGCCGGCCATGA
- a CDS encoding SIS domain-containing protein, producing the protein MSATITHMRREIEEIPEATARLLDGSAAVLTEAGRGIRERDPQFVVTVARGSSDHAATFMKYAVELTAGLAVASIGPSIASIYGAKLKLAGSACLAISQSGKSPDIVAMAQAARAGGALTVAITNTADSPLARASDYAIDILAGPERSVAATKTFVNSAVAGLALMAHSTGDDKLLAALARLPEHFRKAIACDWMALAGALETPKSLFILGRGPSAAIANEAALKFKETCAMHAEAYSAAEVMHGPLALVGPDFPVLALAARDASEPSVAEAADSLAGKGAAVFVTSDKAKSAQYLPHVATGHPLTDPLALIVSFYGFVEAFARHRGLDPDTPPNLRKVTETI; encoded by the coding sequence ATGAGCGCGACAATTACCCATATGCGGCGCGAGATCGAGGAGATCCCGGAGGCGACCGCGCGCCTGCTCGACGGCTCGGCAGCGGTGCTGACCGAGGCCGGGCGCGGCATCCGCGAGCGCGATCCGCAGTTCGTCGTCACCGTGGCGCGCGGCTCCTCCGACCATGCCGCCACCTTCATGAAATATGCCGTCGAGCTGACCGCCGGCCTCGCCGTCGCATCGATCGGTCCGTCGATCGCTTCGATCTACGGCGCCAAGCTCAAGCTGGCCGGCTCGGCCTGCCTGGCGATCTCGCAATCGGGCAAGAGCCCGGACATCGTCGCCATGGCGCAAGCCGCGAGAGCCGGCGGTGCCCTGACCGTCGCCATCACCAACACCGCCGATTCGCCGCTGGCGCGCGCCTCCGATTATGCGATCGACATCCTCGCCGGCCCGGAACGCAGCGTTGCGGCGACCAAGACCTTCGTCAATTCGGCCGTCGCCGGCCTCGCCTTGATGGCGCATAGCACCGGCGACGATAAGCTTCTGGCAGCACTTGCCCGCTTGCCGGAGCATTTTCGCAAGGCGATCGCCTGCGACTGGATGGCGCTGGCCGGCGCGTTGGAGACGCCGAAATCGCTGTTCATCCTCGGTCGCGGTCCGTCCGCTGCGATCGCCAATGAAGCGGCGCTGAAGTTCAAGGAAACCTGCGCCATGCATGCCGAGGCCTATAGTGCTGCCGAAGTGATGCATGGCCCGCTGGCGCTGGTCGGGCCCGATTTTCCGGTGCTGGCGCTCGCCGCCCGCGATGCTTCCGAGCCGTCGGTCGCCGAGGCCGCCGACAGCCTGGCGGGCAAGGGTGCGGCCGTCTTCGTGACTTCGGACAAGGCGAAAAGCGCTCAGTACCTGCCGCATGTCGCCACCGGCCATCCGTTGACCGACCCGCTGGCGCTGATCGTGTCCTTCTATGGCTTCGTCGAGGCCTTTGCCCGTCATCGCGGTCTCGATCCGGACACGCCGCCCAATCTTCGCAAGGTGACGGAAACCATATGA